In Candidatus Anaeroferrophillus wilburensis, one DNA window encodes the following:
- a CDS encoding cation diffusion facilitator family transporter, producing MESSEKTAVYSILTNVLLVGIKILLVYASGSLAIKADAIHSLADVASSSIILLGIKISKRSSRSFPYGLYKVENLVALATSFLIFFAGYEIVLEVFTAPPRLLAANIPLAAAGITATILITWLFSRYELKKGLETGSPSLVADARHIWSDMLSSMVILTSLLGSIAGFAVDRYAALIVVAFIARAAFLILLDAIRVLLDASLDHDSMNRVREIAIADPRVIKVNELRARNAGRYKFVELDLVLRVKELERGYRVSEEIKQRIMMELAHVDHVIIHYQPWHKDYLILGVPLEENRQLISEHFGEAPFFRLTTFLPLDGSVVADTILQNPYILEEKGKGIKVANWLLEQGLEIILVRHDLAGKGPGFVLGNADTEILVIADKDAETALTRIKAELHGPADADCTG from the coding sequence ATGGAAAGTTCAGAAAAAACCGCCGTTTATTCAATTCTGACCAACGTTCTGCTGGTGGGCATCAAGATTTTGCTGGTTTATGCTTCAGGCAGCCTGGCGATCAAGGCTGACGCCATCCATTCACTTGCCGATGTGGCATCATCCAGCATCATTCTGCTCGGCATCAAGATTTCCAAGCGCTCCAGCCGCAGCTTTCCCTATGGTTTATACAAGGTGGAAAACCTGGTTGCCCTGGCAACCTCTTTTTTGATATTTTTTGCCGGTTATGAAATAGTCTTGGAAGTCTTCACCGCTCCTCCCCGCTTGCTGGCAGCCAATATCCCCCTTGCCGCCGCCGGTATTACCGCTACCATTCTGATTACCTGGCTTTTTTCCCGTTATGAACTGAAAAAAGGTCTGGAAACTGGATCCCCCAGTCTGGTCGCCGATGCCCGGCACATCTGGAGCGATATGCTCTCGTCAATGGTCATTCTGACCTCTCTGCTTGGCAGTATCGCCGGCTTTGCCGTCGATCGCTATGCCGCCCTCATTGTCGTTGCCTTCATTGCCCGGGCGGCATTTCTGATCCTCCTTGATGCCATAAGGGTTTTGCTTGATGCCTCCCTCGACCACGACAGCATGAATCGGGTCCGCGAGATTGCCATCGCTGACCCAAGGGTCATAAAGGTTAACGAACTTCGAGCCCGCAACGCCGGCCGCTATAAGTTTGTCGAGCTGGATCTGGTTTTGCGTGTTAAGGAACTGGAACGTGGGTACAGGGTCTCAGAAGAGATCAAACAGCGGATAATGATGGAACTGGCACATGTGGATCATGTCATTATTCATTATCAGCCCTGGCACAAAGATTATCTCATCCTTGGTGTTCCTCTTGAAGAGAACCGCCAGCTGATTTCGGAACATTTTGGTGAGGCCCCATTTTTCCGGCTTACTACCTTCCTTCCCCTGGATGGTTCGGTGGTCGCCGATACCATCCTGCAGAATCCTTATATTCTCGAAGAAAAAGGCAAAGGCATCAAAGTGGCCAACTGGCTGCTGGAGCAGGGGCTGGAAATCATTCTTGTACGCCATGATCTGGCCGGCAAAGGACCGGGGTTTGTGCTGGGTAATGCCGACACTGAAATTCTGGTGATTGCGGACAAGGATGCCGAGACTGCTTTAACCCGCATAAAGGCAGAATTACACGGTCCAGCCGACGCTGACTGCACTGGTTGA
- a CDS encoding arsenic efflux protein — protein MIALVRESLTHALMITGFVFVMMLVIEYLNVLTSGVWQQGLRGSRWKQYLLASCLGATPGCLGAFAVVSLYSHQVVSLGAVVAAMVATSGDESFVMLSMIPRTAIRIFLLLMLIGAAAGILTDWLVSARTTGEHVAGHQFPLHEEDACHCFPSGQILNQWRHCTLARGVLILTLLLFDFGLLSGQLGPPVWNWIKTTLLITANLGLFIVATVPDHFLEEHLWQHVAIVHVPRVFLWTFGALLGMHLLIDHLHLAGWMQENQLLLVLAACLVGLVPESGPHLIFLTLYSQGAIPFSILLANSIVQDGHGMLPLLAHSRLDFFRIKGINCLIGFLVGLIGYAIGW, from the coding sequence ATGATTGCTCTCGTTCGTGAAAGCCTGACCCATGCCTTGATGATTACCGGCTTTGTCTTTGTCATGATGCTGGTAATTGAATATCTCAACGTCCTGACCTCCGGAGTATGGCAGCAGGGCCTGCGGGGCAGCCGGTGGAAGCAGTATCTGCTGGCATCATGTCTGGGAGCGACTCCGGGATGTCTGGGGGCCTTCGCGGTTGTTTCGCTCTATTCTCACCAAGTGGTTTCCCTGGGGGCGGTGGTGGCGGCAATGGTTGCCACCAGCGGTGATGAGTCCTTTGTCATGCTGTCGATGATTCCCCGGACAGCCATTCGTATTTTCCTTCTGTTGATGTTGATCGGTGCTGCCGCCGGTATTCTGACCGATTGGCTGGTCAGCGCCAGGACTACCGGTGAGCATGTCGCAGGTCATCAGTTCCCCCTCCATGAAGAGGATGCCTGTCACTGTTTTCCTTCCGGCCAGATACTGAATCAGTGGCGGCATTGTACTCTCGCCCGCGGCGTCCTGATTTTGACTCTGCTTCTCTTTGATTTCGGACTGCTCAGTGGGCAGCTGGGCCCGCCGGTCTGGAACTGGATTAAAACAACCCTGCTGATTACCGCAAATCTCGGACTGTTTATTGTCGCCACCGTTCCTGATCATTTCCTTGAAGAACATCTGTGGCAGCATGTGGCAATAGTCCATGTGCCACGGGTGTTCCTGTGGACTTTCGGCGCCCTGCTGGGCATGCATCTGCTGATTGATCACCTTCATCTTGCCGGCTGGATGCAGGAAAATCAGCTTCTCCTGGTGCTTGCCGCCTGCCTTGTGGGACTGGTCCCCGAATCGGGACCCCACCTGATTTTTCTCACCCTCTACAGTCAGGGGGCAATCCCTTTCAGTATTCTTCTTGCCAACTCAATCGTCCAGGATGGTCACGGCATGCTGCCGTTGCTGGCCCATTCCCGCCTAGATTTTTTTCGAATTAAGGGCATTAATTGCCTTATCGGTTTCCTTGTCGGTCTGATCGGTTATGCCATTGGCTGGTAA